A window of the Virgibacillus pantothenticus genome harbors these coding sequences:
- the spoIIP gene encoding stage II sporulation protein P, translated as MKTKTLWFLLPRSSVYIIGFILLFLFIATMTAIKPAYRLSSEMISEWTSDIDSSFFYYLLRLENRAFHEGFPADKAKPDVTNTLFQIATNLKPNDPRSLLRNEIPGFSNFDNQMIVAGQGTDFTNFPVESSPPLEDVLKERQAVLEESEEQTEKDKKDQEQQQATPTTGDKQVVYIYNSHNRESFLPHLPEVTDPNQAHHKEVNITKVSDRLAKSLQDNGIGTVVEDTDIMNELNKKGWDYGKSYQASRQVVEDAFAANKHMRYAFDLHRDSISRDKTTTKINGKSYARLMIVVGAEHADYEENQKLATNLHYLLEEKYPGLSRGVYTKKGAGTNGIFNQDLSENALLFEFGGVENHLDELYRSADALADVFSEMYWDAEKVDASS; from the coding sequence ATGAAAACAAAAACGCTATGGTTTCTCTTGCCAAGAAGCAGTGTGTATATTATTGGCTTTATATTACTTTTTTTGTTCATAGCAACTATGACAGCTATAAAACCAGCATACCGACTGTCATCAGAGATGATTAGTGAATGGACAAGCGACATAGATAGTTCCTTCTTTTACTATCTACTTCGTTTAGAAAATCGTGCGTTTCATGAAGGATTTCCAGCCGATAAGGCAAAGCCTGACGTAACGAACACTTTATTTCAAATAGCAACTAATTTAAAGCCAAATGATCCGCGTAGCTTGTTAAGAAATGAAATACCTGGATTTTCTAATTTCGATAATCAAATGATTGTAGCAGGACAAGGTACTGATTTTACGAATTTTCCGGTAGAGTCATCCCCTCCATTGGAAGACGTTTTAAAAGAAAGACAGGCTGTTCTAGAAGAAAGTGAAGAACAAACAGAAAAAGACAAAAAAGATCAAGAACAGCAACAAGCTACCCCGACAACTGGTGATAAACAAGTCGTTTATATATACAATTCCCATAATCGGGAATCTTTTCTACCTCATTTACCAGAGGTAACAGATCCTAATCAGGCACATCATAAAGAAGTGAATATAACAAAGGTAAGTGACCGTTTAGCAAAATCACTGCAAGATAACGGTATTGGAACGGTAGTAGAAGATACGGATATCATGAATGAATTGAATAAAAAGGGTTGGGACTATGGCAAGTCATATCAAGCCTCTAGACAGGTTGTAGAAGATGCGTTTGCAGCTAACAAACATATGCGATATGCGTTTGATTTACACCGTGATTCCATTAGTAGAGATAAGACGACCACAAAAATTAATGGTAAATCGTATGCCAGGCTTATGATTGTTGTTGGTGCAGAACATGCGGATTATGAAGAAAACCAAAAGCTGGCAACAAACTTACATTATTTACTAGAAGAAAAATATCCAGGCTTGAGTAGAGGAGTATATACCAAAAAAGGCGCAGGTACGAATGGTATTTTCAATCAGGATTTATCCGAAAATGCACTGTTATTTGAATTTGGTGGAGTTGAAAATCATTTAGACGAACTATATCGTTCTGCTGATGCACTTGCGGATGTATTTAGCGAAATGTATTGGGACGCAGAGAAAGTAGATGCGTCATCTTAG
- the lepA gene encoding translation elongation factor 4, translating into MAEIQRNVRNFSIIAHIDHGKSTLADRILERTKAITERERKDQLLDAMDLERERGITIKLNAVQLNYRSNAGEDYLFHLIDTPGHVDFTYEVSRSLAACEGAILVVDAAQGIEAQTLANVYLALDNDLEIIPVINKIDLPSADPERVKQELEDVIGIDKDDVILASAKANIGIDEILERVIEAIPAPAGDPEEPLKALIFDSMYDPYRGVVAYVCIKEGSLKVGDKIKMMATGKEFEVNELGVFRPKPVTKDELIVGDVGYLTASIKNVGDSRVGDTITLVERPASEPLPGYKRLNPMVFCGLYPVDSKNYNDLREALERLELNDSSLQYEAETSQALGFGFRCGFLGLLHMEIIQERIEREFNINLITTAPSVIYEVEQTDGTTITIDNPSFMPDPQQIKEVREPYVKATIMVPNEYVGAVMEIAQKKRGQFIDMEYLDDIRVNVIYHIPLSEIVYDFFDQLKSQTKGYASFDYDLIGYRASKLVKMDILLNGDTIDALSFIVHRDFAYERGKHIVDKLKELIPRQQFEVPVQAAIGNKIIARSTIKAMRKNVLSKCYGGDISRKRKLLEKQKEGKKRMKMVGSVEVPQEAFMAVLEMDDD; encoded by the coding sequence ATGGCAGAAATTCAAAGAAATGTGCGTAATTTTTCGATTATCGCTCACATTGATCACGGGAAGTCTACATTGGCTGACCGTATTTTAGAGCGTACGAAAGCCATTACGGAAAGAGAAAGGAAAGATCAGCTGCTTGATGCAATGGATTTGGAAAGAGAACGTGGTATAACCATCAAATTAAATGCAGTGCAGCTAAATTACCGAAGTAATGCTGGCGAAGACTATCTATTTCATTTAATCGACACACCTGGACATGTTGATTTTACATATGAAGTATCAAGGAGTCTTGCCGCCTGTGAAGGCGCCATTTTAGTAGTGGATGCAGCACAGGGGATTGAAGCACAAACGCTAGCCAATGTTTATTTGGCATTAGATAATGACCTGGAAATTATACCGGTTATAAATAAAATTGATTTACCAAGCGCAGATCCAGAACGCGTGAAGCAGGAGCTTGAAGATGTTATTGGTATTGATAAAGATGATGTTATTTTAGCTTCTGCGAAGGCGAATATAGGGATTGATGAAATTTTGGAGCGAGTCATTGAAGCGATACCTGCTCCTGCTGGAGACCCTGAAGAACCATTAAAAGCTTTAATATTTGATTCTATGTACGATCCGTATCGTGGTGTTGTAGCCTATGTTTGTATTAAAGAAGGTTCTTTAAAGGTTGGCGATAAAATAAAGATGATGGCTACTGGTAAAGAATTCGAAGTAAATGAATTAGGAGTGTTTCGACCAAAGCCAGTAACTAAGGATGAATTGATTGTTGGGGATGTTGGTTATTTAACAGCCTCGATTAAAAATGTAGGTGATTCCCGAGTGGGGGATACGATTACATTAGTCGAACGTCCAGCCTCAGAGCCATTACCCGGGTATAAGCGCTTAAATCCAATGGTCTTTTGTGGGTTGTATCCGGTCGATTCAAAAAACTATAATGATTTACGCGAAGCATTAGAGCGTTTAGAGTTAAACGATTCCTCTTTACAATATGAGGCTGAAACATCGCAAGCTTTAGGCTTTGGCTTCCGTTGCGGATTTTTAGGCTTATTGCATATGGAAATCATTCAAGAGCGAATTGAAAGAGAGTTTAATATCAACCTAATCACAACAGCCCCAAGTGTTATTTATGAAGTAGAGCAAACAGATGGAACAACGATAACAATTGATAATCCATCGTTCATGCCTGATCCACAGCAGATTAAAGAAGTGAGAGAACCATACGTGAAAGCTACCATTATGGTTCCGAATGAATATGTTGGTGCAGTGATGGAAATTGCCCAGAAGAAGCGTGGTCAGTTTATAGACATGGAATATTTAGACGATATTCGTGTTAATGTGATTTACCATATTCCGTTGTCAGAGATTGTGTATGATTTCTTTGATCAGTTAAAATCACAAACAAAGGGATATGCTTCGTTTGACTATGATTTAATTGGCTACAGAGCTTCTAAGTTAGTGAAAATGGATATTTTGTTAAATGGTGACACGATTGATGCATTATCGTTTATTGTTCACCGAGATTTTGCTTATGAACGTGGTAAGCATATTGTTGATAAATTAAAAGAGCTTATTCCGAGACAGCAATTTGAAGTTCCAGTACAAGCGGCAATAGGCAACAAAATTATTGCTAGATCCACCATTAAAGCGATGCGAAAAAATGTTCTGTCCAAATGCTATGGTGGCGACATTTCCAGAAAAAGAAAACTATTAGAGAAACAAAAAGAAGGAAAAAAACGGATGAAGATGGTTGGTTCCGTTGAGGTTCCTCAGGAAGCGTTTATGGCTGTTTTGGAAATGGATGATGACTAA
- the hemW gene encoding radical SAM family heme chaperone HemW, translated as MTSIQSVYIHIPFCQQICHYCDFTKFFYNEQLANDYIEALKQEISTYVQEEQMNVRTIFIGGGTPTALTVQQLETVLSHIAQKFNLDACEEFTIEANPGDFSKEKVELLRAYGVNRVSLGVQVFDNEMLKTLGRIHTVKDVYNTVSLLQNYGIRNISTDLIYALPNQTVAHFQDSLAKAMDLNLPHLSTYALQIEPKTVFYQRYKKGQLPRPPQEDEVKMYDILKATAEENGLHQYEISNFAKRGFESKHNLTYWNNDFYYGFGAGAYGYLPGKRYGNIRPLPAYIKQAKKNGKPVLHVDVIGKKEQIEEEMFLGLRRMAGVSKHQFADKFGLSMDQLYRSSIKELMDRGWLMEEEDKVALTEEGKILANEVFERFLLEDTVIH; from the coding sequence ATGACATCTATTCAATCTGTCTATATCCACATCCCGTTTTGTCAGCAAATTTGTCATTACTGTGACTTTACGAAATTCTTTTATAATGAACAGCTAGCAAACGATTATATTGAAGCGTTAAAACAAGAAATATCTACTTATGTACAGGAAGAACAAATGAACGTGAGGACGATATTTATTGGAGGAGGAACACCCACTGCTTTAACCGTTCAGCAATTGGAAACCGTGCTAAGTCACATCGCACAGAAATTTAATCTTGACGCATGTGAAGAGTTTACGATTGAGGCAAACCCTGGTGACTTTAGTAAAGAGAAGGTTGAGCTATTACGAGCTTATGGGGTTAATCGAGTATCCTTAGGTGTACAAGTGTTTGATAATGAGATGCTAAAAACGCTAGGTAGGATCCATACCGTTAAGGATGTGTACAATACCGTTTCATTATTGCAAAATTACGGCATTCGTAATATTAGTACGGATTTAATCTATGCTCTCCCCAACCAAACCGTTGCGCACTTTCAAGATTCATTAGCTAAGGCAATGGATTTAAATCTGCCACACCTTTCAACATATGCGTTACAAATTGAACCGAAGACTGTCTTTTATCAGCGTTATAAAAAAGGACAACTACCTCGGCCTCCGCAAGAGGATGAAGTAAAAATGTATGACATTTTAAAAGCAACGGCAGAAGAAAATGGGTTACACCAATACGAAATTAGTAATTTTGCTAAACGAGGTTTTGAAAGTAAACATAATTTAACCTATTGGAATAATGATTTCTATTACGGGTTTGGAGCCGGTGCTTATGGATACTTGCCTGGGAAGCGCTATGGCAATATCCGACCATTACCTGCATATATTAAACAAGCAAAAAAGAACGGCAAGCCTGTTTTACATGTAGATGTCATCGGCAAAAAAGAACAAATCGAAGAAGAGATGTTTCTTGGTTTACGCAGAATGGCGGGGGTGAGCAAACACCAATTTGCAGATAAATTTGGTCTCTCCATGGATCAGCTATATCGCTCCTCGATAAAGGAACTGATGGATCGCGGCTGGTTGATGGAAGAAGAAGATAAAGTCGCATTAACAGAAGAAGGAAAAATATTAGCTAATGAAGTATTTGAAAGGTTTTTACTCGAAGATACGGTAATTCACTAG
- the hrcA gene encoding heat-inducible transcriptional repressor HrcA: MLTERQLLILQVIIDDFIESAHPVGSRAIAKKEVIPYSAATIRNEMADLEDMGFLEKTHSSSGRIPSEKGYRYYVDHLISPSILQQEGNVIKHMIQDGFFEFEQIVQMSAEVLSELTNYTSIILGPEIFETKLKQIQIIPLSASTAVAILVTNTGHVEHRSFSIPEEINSSDLEKMVNILNDQLHGVPILQLAEKFNAEIDAMMQKYVSDLDKSYQHLKGAFLQDHPVKLYIGGKSNMLMQPEFNDVNKIRAFYTMIENEDEIVNLLKQSNDGIKVSIGRENDVDAIKDLSLITAAYHLGEGQMGTIALLGPTRMEYRKVISLLNILSHEMTDVLYMRYKDEN; this comes from the coding sequence ATGTTAACAGAAAGGCAGTTATTAATTTTACAAGTCATAATTGATGATTTCATCGAGTCGGCACATCCAGTTGGCTCACGTGCTATTGCAAAGAAGGAAGTGATTCCATATAGTGCTGCAACCATCCGTAATGAAATGGCAGACTTAGAAGATATGGGGTTTCTTGAGAAAACTCATTCATCGTCTGGTCGTATTCCTTCTGAAAAGGGGTACCGCTATTATGTGGACCATCTTATTTCGCCAAGTATTTTACAACAAGAAGGCAATGTGATAAAGCACATGATTCAAGATGGTTTTTTTGAGTTTGAGCAAATTGTACAAATGTCTGCAGAGGTATTATCAGAGTTGACCAATTATACATCGATTATATTGGGGCCTGAAATCTTTGAGACAAAATTAAAGCAAATTCAAATCATACCATTATCAGCCAGTACTGCTGTTGCTATACTTGTTACAAATACGGGACATGTCGAGCATCGTTCATTTTCAATTCCTGAGGAAATAAATAGCTCTGACTTGGAGAAAATGGTCAATATTTTAAATGATCAGCTACATGGTGTTCCGATTTTGCAGCTGGCTGAAAAATTTAATGCAGAAATTGATGCGATGATGCAGAAGTATGTTTCTGATTTAGATAAGTCATATCAACACTTAAAAGGTGCATTTCTGCAAGATCACCCAGTCAAATTATATATCGGCGGAAAGTCTAACATGCTTATGCAACCTGAATTCAATGATGTTAATAAGATTCGAGCTTTTTACACGATGATTGAAAATGAAGATGAAATAGTGAATTTATTAAAGCAATCCAATGATGGCATTAAAGTTTCAATTGGTAGGGAAAATGACGTTGACGCCATTAAGGATTTAAGCTTAATTACTGCTGCTTACCATTTAGGTGAGGGGCAAATGGGAACGATCGCGTTGCTTGGTCCAACAAGAATGGAATATCGTAAAGTGATTTCATTATTAAATATCCTTTCTCATGAAATGACAGACGTATTGTATATGAGGTACAAAGATGAAAATTAA
- the grpE gene encoding nucleotide exchange factor GrpE — translation MEEQEKQTNTTTEEENNVNEEVVEDETAESVEVLDKEETEEANDSEEDTSQLQSKLNALQAEKDELYQQLLRVQAEYDNFKKRTIKEREAARKYQSQDLIQELLPALDNFERALQVEKTEATASIIDGISMVYNQLKEALASQGAEEIPAVGEEFDPNIHHAVMQVEDDDQPSNTVVEELQKGYKLKDRVIRPAMVKVTK, via the coding sequence GTGGAGGAACAGGAAAAACAAACAAACACGACTACTGAAGAAGAGAACAATGTTAACGAAGAGGTAGTGGAGGATGAAACAGCTGAATCTGTAGAAGTTTTAGATAAAGAAGAAACAGAAGAAGCGAATGACAGTGAAGAGGATACTTCACAATTACAATCAAAATTGAATGCATTACAAGCAGAAAAAGATGAACTGTATCAACAATTACTTCGAGTTCAAGCTGAGTATGACAATTTTAAAAAGCGTACGATTAAAGAGCGCGAAGCAGCTCGTAAATATCAATCACAGGATTTAATTCAAGAATTGTTACCTGCTTTAGATAACTTTGAGCGTGCTTTGCAAGTCGAAAAAACAGAAGCCACTGCGAGTATTATTGATGGTATCTCTATGGTTTATAACCAATTAAAAGAGGCGCTAGCTTCACAAGGTGCAGAAGAGATCCCAGCGGTTGGGGAAGAATTTGACCCAAACATACATCATGCTGTTATGCAAGTAGAAGATGATGATCAGCCATCGAACACCGTTGTAGAAGAGTTGCAGAAAGGCTATAAATTAAAAGATCGTGTAATTCGTCCAGCAATGGTAAAAGTAACTAAATAA
- the dnaK gene encoding molecular chaperone DnaK, with amino-acid sequence MSKIIGIDLGTTNSCVAVMEGGESVVIPNPEGNRTTPSVVAFKNGERQVGEVAKRQAITNPNTIQSIKRHMGTDYKVKIEDKEYTPQEVSAIVLQHLKSYAEDYIGEKVEKAVITVPAYFNDAERQATKDAGKIAGLEVERIINEPTAAALAYGIDKEDEDQTILVYDLGGGTFDVSILDIGDGTFEVVSTAGDNRLGGDDFDQVIIDYMVQEFKKENGIDLSKDKMATQRLKDAAEKAKKELSGVSQTQISLPFITAGEAGPLHLEMTLTRAKFEELSSDLVERTMIPTRKALSDADYSANDIDKVILVGGSTRIPAVQEAIKRVIGKEPSKGVNPDEVVALGAAIQGGVLQGDVKDVVLLDVTPLSLGIETMGGVTTKLIERNTTIPTSHSQIFSTAADNQTAVDIHVLQGEREMAADNKTLGRFQLTDIPPAPRGVPQIEVTFDIDANGIVNVRAKDLGTNKEQSITIKSSSGLSDEEVERMVKEAEENAEADKKRREEIELRNEADQLIFTTDKTIKDLGDKVSDDEKQKAEAAKDELKSALEADDIEKIKEKKEALQEQVQQLSVKLYEQMAQQQQAQQSEQGSNSDDDVVDAEYQEVDDEEDKDKK; translated from the coding sequence ATGAGTAAAATAATCGGTATTGACTTAGGTACAACAAACTCTTGTGTCGCAGTAATGGAAGGTGGCGAATCTGTCGTAATCCCAAACCCTGAAGGTAACCGTACAACTCCTTCTGTTGTAGCGTTTAAGAATGGAGAAAGACAAGTGGGTGAAGTTGCAAAGCGCCAAGCAATTACAAACCCTAACACGATCCAATCTATTAAGCGTCATATGGGAACAGATTATAAAGTGAAAATTGAAGATAAAGAATATACACCACAAGAGGTTTCAGCTATTGTACTTCAACATCTTAAGTCTTATGCTGAAGACTATATTGGGGAGAAAGTTGAAAAAGCTGTTATTACAGTCCCTGCTTACTTTAATGACGCTGAGCGTCAAGCAACGAAAGATGCTGGTAAGATTGCTGGTTTGGAAGTAGAGCGTATTATTAACGAACCAACAGCGGCTGCATTGGCTTACGGAATCGATAAAGAAGATGAAGATCAAACGATTTTAGTATATGACTTAGGCGGAGGAACATTTGATGTTTCTATCCTAGACATTGGTGACGGTACATTTGAAGTCGTTTCTACAGCTGGAGATAATCGTCTAGGTGGCGACGATTTCGACCAAGTTATTATAGACTATATGGTACAAGAATTTAAGAAAGAAAATGGTATTGATTTATCTAAGGACAAAATGGCTACGCAACGTTTGAAAGACGCAGCGGAAAAAGCGAAAAAAGAACTGTCCGGAGTATCGCAAACACAAATTTCCTTACCATTTATTACAGCAGGTGAGGCTGGTCCATTACACTTAGAAATGACATTAACAAGAGCGAAATTTGAAGAACTCTCCTCTGATCTTGTTGAGCGTACGATGATACCTACACGTAAAGCTTTATCTGATGCTGATTATTCAGCAAATGATATTGATAAAGTTATTTTAGTCGGTGGTTCAACAAGAATTCCTGCTGTTCAAGAAGCAATTAAACGTGTTATTGGTAAAGAACCATCAAAAGGTGTAAACCCGGATGAAGTTGTTGCACTTGGTGCGGCTATTCAAGGTGGTGTCCTTCAAGGTGACGTGAAAGATGTTGTATTATTAGACGTTACTCCACTTTCTTTAGGTATTGAAACAATGGGGGGCGTAACAACTAAATTAATCGAACGTAATACTACAATCCCAACTAGTCATTCGCAAATTTTCTCAACAGCTGCTGATAATCAAACAGCCGTTGATATTCATGTCTTACAAGGTGAACGCGAAATGGCGGCAGATAATAAGACATTAGGTCGTTTCCAATTAACGGATATTCCACCAGCACCACGTGGTGTTCCACAAATTGAAGTTACGTTTGATATTGATGCTAACGGAATTGTTAATGTTCGCGCTAAAGATCTGGGAACAAATAAAGAGCAATCGATTACGATTAAATCTTCTTCTGGTCTTTCTGATGAAGAAGTAGAACGTATGGTTAAAGAAGCCGAAGAAAATGCGGAGGCAGATAAAAAACGTCGTGAAGAGATTGAATTACGCAATGAAGCGGATCAGTTAATCTTTACAACGGATAAAACAATTAAAGATCTTGGCGACAAAGTTTCTGACGATGAGAAACAAAAAGCAGAAGCAGCAAAAGATGAATTGAAATCTGCACTAGAAGCGGACGATATTGAAAAAATTAAAGAAAAGAAAGAAGCGTTACAGGAGCAAGTACAACAGCTTTCGGTTAAATTGTATGAGCAAATGGCGCAACAGCAACAAGCTCAACAAAGTGAACAAGGTTCAAATAGTGACGATGATGTCGTTGACGCGGAATATCAAGAAGTAGACGATGAAGAAGATAAGGATAAAAAGTAA